The Candidatus Amarolinea dominans genome contains a region encoding:
- a CDS encoding amino acid ABC transporter substrate-binding protein, with translation MSRKLIPVLLVLAILLTACSNPSTPQTVEVTRVVEVTRMVEVTRVVEAPAQPAATVAPATPAPAPPAPQAPGFGETLKKVTARGKLICGVNSQVPGFGFVDSSGAYAGFDVDFCKALAAAIFNDVSKIEYRPVTAEQRFPALQSGEIDVLIRNTTWTLVRDTDNGGNFVATTFYDGQGMMVPKSLNATKLEDLASGTICVQKGTTTELNLADQMTARKIQYTPAVFDDANSTFAAYAEGRCDAVTTDKSGLISRRSVLANPDDNVILDVTMSKEPLGPMVRQGDDQWFDIVKWTVFATIAGEEFGVTTANVTDMAANPKTPEMRRLLGADEKVDLGAKLGLSKDWAVNVIKAVGNYGEIYDRNLGPATKTAIPRGLNSLYANGGLLYSPPFR, from the coding sequence ATGTCTCGTAAACTCATTCCTGTTCTGTTGGTCCTGGCTATTTTGCTCACCGCATGCAGCAACCCGAGCACTCCCCAAACGGTCGAAGTCACGCGTGTCGTCGAAGTGACACGCATGGTCGAAGTGACGCGCGTGGTCGAAGCTCCCGCGCAGCCCGCGGCAACCGTGGCGCCGGCAACCCCGGCCCCGGCGCCTCCGGCGCCCCAGGCGCCCGGCTTCGGTGAAACACTCAAGAAGGTCACCGCGCGTGGCAAGTTGATCTGTGGCGTCAACTCGCAGGTGCCCGGCTTTGGCTTCGTGGATTCGTCTGGCGCCTATGCCGGCTTCGATGTTGACTTCTGCAAGGCCCTGGCCGCCGCCATCTTCAACGATGTTAGCAAGATCGAGTATCGCCCGGTGACCGCCGAGCAGCGCTTCCCGGCCCTGCAGAGCGGTGAGATTGATGTGCTCATCCGCAATACCACCTGGACGCTCGTGCGCGACACCGACAACGGCGGTAACTTCGTTGCCACCACCTTCTACGACGGCCAGGGCATGATGGTGCCCAAGAGCCTCAACGCCACCAAGCTGGAAGACCTCGCCAGCGGCACCATTTGTGTCCAGAAGGGTACCACCACCGAGCTCAACCTGGCCGACCAAATGACGGCACGTAAGATCCAGTACACACCGGCCGTCTTCGACGATGCCAATTCGACCTTTGCCGCCTACGCCGAAGGCCGCTGTGATGCCGTCACCACCGACAAGTCCGGCCTCATTTCCCGGCGCTCGGTCCTGGCCAACCCCGACGACAATGTCATCCTTGATGTCACGATGTCCAAGGAGCCGCTCGGCCCCATGGTGCGCCAGGGCGACGACCAGTGGTTCGACATCGTCAAGTGGACGGTCTTTGCCACGATCGCCGGCGAGGAGTTTGGCGTCACTACCGCCAATGTGACCGACATGGCAGCCAACCCGAAGACGCCGGAGATGCGGCGCTTGTTGGGCGCGGACGAAAAGGTTGACCTGGGCGCCAAACTCGGTCTCAGCAAAGATTGGGCGGTCAATGTCATCAAGGCCGTGGGCAACTACGGCGAGATCTACGATCGCAATCTTGGCCCTGCGACTAAGACAGCCATTCCCCGTGGCTTGAACAGTCTGTACGCCAACGGTGGTCTGCTCTACAGCCCGCCGTTCCGTTGA
- a CDS encoding ABC transporter permease subunit (The N-terminal region of this protein, as described by TIGR01726, is a three transmembrane segment that identifies a subfamily of ABC transporter permease subunits, which specificities that include histidine, arginine, glutamine, glutamate, L-cystine (sic), the opines (in Agrobacterium) octopine and nopaline, etc.), translating to MSAQPSPGRPALSRSFWRDERFLKVATQVLVVVIIAGFAFLLARNMVASLRKQGIALGFNFLSDSAGFDIGEMLITYTNTDTFGRALQVGLLNTLVICAVGVLLATVLGILVGLARLSENFLVNRMARLFVEAMRNVPLLVLLIFIYSAFFLKLPRVRQAIELPGPIFLSNRGVSMPWGIPTASARLYLLMLALAVVGAIVTALMVRQRSRRLDRPQPVFSLSLLAFVVIAVLGWFVMPQSPLRLDLPAVQGLNFSGGRVFTPEFLALLLGLVIYTAAFIGEIVRAGIQAVSKGQREAASALGLTGNQILRLIIFPQALRVIIPPLTSQYLNLIKNSTLGVAIGYPDLFAISGTVINQTGRAVEMIAIIMGLYLAASLLTAAAMNWYNQRVRLVER from the coding sequence ATGTCCGCTCAACCATCGCCTGGCCGCCCGGCTCTCAGTCGCTCGTTTTGGCGCGATGAGCGCTTTCTCAAGGTTGCCACCCAAGTTCTGGTGGTGGTCATCATCGCCGGCTTCGCTTTCCTTCTGGCGCGCAACATGGTCGCATCCTTGCGCAAGCAGGGCATCGCCCTCGGCTTCAACTTTCTGAGCGATTCCGCCGGCTTCGACATCGGCGAGATGCTGATCACCTACACCAACACCGACACCTTTGGCCGTGCCCTGCAGGTTGGCCTGCTCAACACGCTGGTGATCTGTGCGGTCGGCGTCCTGCTCGCCACCGTGCTTGGCATCCTCGTGGGCCTGGCTCGCCTATCCGAAAACTTCCTCGTCAATCGCATGGCGCGCCTCTTCGTCGAAGCCATGCGCAATGTGCCGCTGCTTGTTCTGCTGATTTTCATCTACTCCGCTTTCTTTCTCAAACTGCCCCGCGTCCGTCAGGCCATCGAGTTGCCGGGACCGATCTTTCTTAGCAATCGCGGGGTGTCCATGCCCTGGGGAATTCCCACCGCATCGGCGCGTCTCTATCTGCTCATGCTGGCTCTGGCCGTTGTTGGTGCCATCGTCACCGCGCTGATGGTCCGCCAGCGCAGCCGCCGCCTGGACCGTCCGCAGCCGGTTTTCTCTCTCAGTCTGCTCGCCTTCGTCGTGATCGCCGTCCTCGGCTGGTTTGTCATGCCTCAGTCACCCCTGCGCCTTGATCTTCCGGCCGTCCAGGGCCTCAACTTCAGCGGCGGCCGCGTCTTCACCCCCGAATTTCTCGCCCTCCTCTTGGGCCTGGTCATCTACACGGCCGCCTTCATCGGCGAAATCGTGCGCGCCGGCATCCAGGCCGTCTCCAAAGGGCAACGTGAAGCCGCCAGCGCCCTGGGCCTGACTGGCAACCAGATTCTGCGCCTGATTATCTTCCCCCAGGCGCTGCGCGTCATCATCCCGCCGCTCACCAGTCAATATCTCAACTTGATCAAGAACTCAACCCTGGGCGTCGCCATCGGCTACCCCGACTTATTTGCCATCTCAGGCACCGTCATCAATCAAACCGGTCGCGCCGTCGAAATGATCGCCATCATCATGGGCCTTTACCT